In the genome of Myxococcus stipitatus, one region contains:
- a CDS encoding alpha-12C2-mannosidase has protein sequence MLKSMGALGLAVLLVGGTAHAFSDGDVSRVVSFARSQLRKTATAMPDATWSPKASQANGTWTTVRNTAPTAWTQGFFPGSMWMLYQAGLEPSWSSKADRWTRPLEVQKTNRQTHDLGFKMFLSFGAAYRFTGDAYYRDVLLVSAESLAARYNTRVGIIDCCDWNSAWDVPLVTDTMMNLELLLWAAANGGRAELRTMAINHALVTLRDAVRADGSSFHYVDYNAATGAIRSKGTFQGYSANSTWARGHAWLIYGYTMLYRYTGDARMLEAARKVTDWYLAHVPSDQVPKWDFDAPGTQRDSSAAAIVASALLELSVLETDAARRTRYRDAALRTLDTLVSPAYFAQGTNSPGLLLHGVGHLPANQEVDVSLIYGDYYLLEAVLRFNPDPPLPWYSKLDFFESLHLLSCGNTGVRTVEFDVTPLSSRQDGTVGYADSSTAVAGYADLNMTVRMNVDGYFDVRNGGGYAALVQVPYVNGQTYHVRLVTDLSAKRYSVWVTPPGGGEVRIANLSAFRTGAPFIDDLGKVSIRTSLTDSDFRVTGHKVTVGTVGTLRD, from the coding sequence ATGCTGAAGTCCATGGGCGCACTGGGGTTGGCGGTGCTGTTGGTGGGCGGCACGGCCCACGCGTTCAGCGATGGGGATGTGTCCCGGGTGGTGAGCTTCGCCCGCAGCCAGCTTCGCAAGACGGCGACGGCCATGCCGGACGCGACCTGGTCTCCGAAGGCATCCCAGGCCAACGGGACCTGGACGACGGTGCGCAACACCGCTCCGACGGCGTGGACCCAGGGCTTCTTCCCCGGGAGCATGTGGATGCTGTACCAGGCGGGGCTGGAGCCTTCATGGTCCAGCAAGGCGGACCGGTGGACGCGGCCCCTGGAGGTCCAGAAGACGAACCGTCAGACGCATGACCTGGGCTTCAAGATGTTCTTGAGCTTCGGCGCGGCGTACCGCTTCACGGGAGATGCGTACTACCGGGACGTGCTGCTCGTGTCGGCCGAGTCGCTCGCGGCGCGCTACAACACCCGCGTCGGCATCATCGACTGCTGTGATTGGAACTCGGCGTGGGACGTGCCGCTCGTCACGGACACGATGATGAACCTGGAGCTCCTGCTGTGGGCGGCGGCGAACGGGGGCCGCGCGGAGCTGCGGACCATGGCCATCAACCACGCGCTCGTCACGCTTCGGGACGCGGTGCGGGCGGATGGCAGCTCGTTCCACTACGTGGACTACAACGCCGCGACGGGGGCCATCCGCTCCAAGGGGACGTTCCAGGGGTACTCGGCGAACTCGACGTGGGCGCGCGGCCATGCGTGGCTCATCTATGGCTACACCATGCTGTACCGGTACACGGGGGACGCGCGGATGCTGGAGGCCGCGCGCAAGGTGACGGACTGGTACCTGGCCCATGTGCCCTCGGACCAGGTGCCCAAGTGGGACTTCGATGCGCCGGGGACGCAGCGGGACTCCTCGGCGGCGGCCATCGTCGCCTCGGCGCTGTTGGAGCTGAGCGTGCTGGAGACGGACGCCGCGCGCCGCACGCGCTATCGCGACGCGGCGCTGCGCACGCTCGACACGCTGGTGTCACCGGCGTACTTCGCCCAGGGCACGAACAGCCCGGGCCTCCTGCTGCATGGCGTGGGGCACCTTCCGGCGAACCAGGAGGTGGACGTCAGCCTCATCTACGGTGACTACTACTTGCTGGAGGCGGTGCTGCGCTTCAATCCGGACCCGCCGTTGCCCTGGTACTCGAAGCTGGATTTCTTCGAGAGCCTGCACCTGTTGTCGTGCGGCAACACGGGCGTGCGCACCGTCGAGTTCGACGTGACCCCGCTGTCTTCCCGGCAGGACGGGACGGTGGGCTATGCGGACAGCAGCACGGCGGTGGCGGGCTATGCCGACCTGAACATGACGGTGCGGATGAACGTGGACGGGTACTTCGACGTGCGCAACGGCGGAGGCTACGCGGCGCTCGTGCAGGTCCCGTACGTGAATGGACAGACGTACCACGTGCGGCTCGTCACGGACCTGTCGGCGAAGCGCTACAGCGTGTGGGTCACTCCGCCCGGAGGTGGCGAGGTGCGCATCGCCAACCTGTCTGCCTTCCGGACGGGCGCGCCCTTCATCGATGACCTGGGGAAGGTGTCCATCCGGACGTCCCTGACGGACAGCGACTTCCGAGTCACCGGACACAAGGTGACCGTGGGCACGGTGGGGACCCTGCGCGACTGA
- a CDS encoding substrate-binding domain-containing protein codes for MTPRLLIVVGLLAAFGGVLYLSAHRAPRSPGGHEAGTPSQPTPPRPGERVDISFLYSTEKKDWVEAAAKDFQREHPHIRLSLVGKGSLDAAQAILDGREQPTVWSPADSAVLRMLASDWATDTSHGPLFADEGEDAPRPLVITPLVFAVWEDRAEVLRKASGGGAVSWKVLQKVVTSPQGWPAIGGKPEWGFVKLGHTDPTRSNSGLQALLLATLEYYGKRGGLTVEDLLDARYQEWMKSLERGVTRFESSSGAFMTDMVRFGPSRYDIAVVYENLAISHLSHAQGRWGDLRVYYPALTLWSDHPAAVLQASWVTPAQKAAARAWLSYLRSRPVQERALAFGFRPADPSVPLKNADPENPFNRLASKGVRVDVPPVAEVPEGPVVRDLLTLWSRVLAPGR; via the coding sequence ATGACACCCAGGCTACTCATCGTGGTCGGACTCCTCGCCGCGTTCGGAGGCGTCCTCTACCTCTCCGCTCATCGAGCGCCCCGCTCGCCGGGAGGTCATGAAGCGGGCACGCCCTCGCAGCCGACGCCCCCGAGGCCCGGGGAACGGGTGGACATCTCCTTCCTCTACAGCACGGAGAAGAAGGACTGGGTGGAGGCCGCGGCGAAGGACTTCCAGCGCGAGCACCCGCACATCCGGCTGTCGCTGGTGGGCAAGGGCTCGCTGGACGCGGCGCAGGCCATCCTGGATGGCCGGGAGCAGCCCACGGTGTGGAGCCCCGCGGACAGCGCGGTGCTGCGCATGCTGGCCTCGGACTGGGCCACGGACACCTCGCATGGCCCGCTGTTCGCCGACGAGGGGGAGGATGCTCCTCGCCCGCTGGTGATTACGCCCCTGGTCTTCGCGGTGTGGGAGGACCGGGCGGAGGTGCTGCGCAAGGCCAGCGGTGGCGGCGCGGTGTCCTGGAAGGTGCTCCAGAAGGTGGTGACGAGTCCCCAGGGCTGGCCGGCCATCGGCGGCAAGCCGGAGTGGGGCTTCGTGAAGCTGGGCCACACGGACCCCACGCGCTCGAACTCCGGGCTCCAGGCGCTGCTGCTCGCGACGCTGGAGTACTACGGCAAGCGCGGCGGGCTCACGGTGGAGGACCTGCTGGACGCTCGCTATCAGGAGTGGATGAAGTCGCTGGAGCGGGGCGTCACGCGCTTCGAGTCCTCCTCCGGCGCCTTCATGACGGACATGGTCCGCTTCGGTCCGTCCCGCTACGACATCGCGGTGGTGTACGAGAACCTGGCCATCTCCCACCTGTCCCACGCGCAGGGCCGGTGGGGCGACTTGCGGGTGTACTACCCGGCGCTCACGCTGTGGAGCGACCACCCCGCGGCGGTGCTCCAGGCGAGCTGGGTGACGCCCGCGCAGAAGGCCGCGGCGCGCGCGTGGCTGAGCTACCTGCGCAGCCGTCCGGTGCAGGAGCGAGCGCTGGCGTTCGGCTTCCGTCCGGCGGACCCGTCGGTGCCGCTGAAGAACGCGGACCCGGAGAATCCCTTCAACCGCCTGGCCTCGAAGGGGGTGCGGGTGGACGTGCCGCCCGTGGCGGAGGTCCCCGAGGGGCCCGTGGTGAGAGACCTGCTGACCCTGTGGTCCCGCGTGCTGGCTCCGGGGCGGTAG
- a CDS encoding WGR domain-containing protein — protein MRRFEFVEGTSSKFWQPEVQGNVFIVTFGRIGTAGQRKEKGFPDAAAAQREYEKKVAEKVREGYREVTDGAAAPAPVAAAPVAPPKPRLPGRVPAATPTPESLKAAADALAGLRARLGWRSWEVTSRARNARRALRALGGVDPAAHAELSGTFDALMARVVVSPKEGRLPLRHALGLLSELDVAAYSRAVALWRKAYAPGPLSAVSGVESLGVPELSLRLSLLLAERPGMKGSASEEGWAKRWDVLRPHVEEKLAESGGSLADWVKGVNAGSDTQLAGRLARLGA, from the coding sequence ATGCGTAGATTTGAGTTCGTCGAGGGAACAAGCTCCAAGTTCTGGCAGCCCGAGGTCCAGGGCAACGTCTTCATCGTCACCTTCGGCCGGATTGGGACCGCGGGGCAGCGCAAGGAGAAGGGGTTCCCGGATGCCGCGGCGGCCCAGCGCGAGTACGAGAAGAAGGTCGCGGAGAAGGTGCGCGAGGGCTACCGCGAGGTGACGGACGGTGCCGCCGCGCCCGCGCCCGTCGCCGCCGCGCCTGTCGCGCCGCCGAAGCCGCGGCTGCCCGGCCGCGTCCCCGCCGCCACGCCGACGCCGGAGTCGCTCAAGGCCGCCGCGGACGCGCTCGCGGGCCTGCGCGCCCGCCTGGGCTGGCGAAGCTGGGAGGTCACCTCGCGCGCCCGCAACGCACGCCGGGCCCTCAGGGCCCTGGGCGGGGTGGACCCGGCCGCGCACGCGGAGCTGTCCGGCACCTTCGATGCGCTGATGGCACGTGTCGTCGTCTCCCCCAAGGAAGGCCGGCTGCCGCTGCGCCACGCCCTGGGGCTGCTGAGCGAGCTGGACGTCGCGGCCTACTCGCGCGCGGTGGCGCTGTGGCGCAAGGCGTACGCGCCGGGGCCGCTGTCCGCGGTGAGCGGCGTCGAGTCGCTCGGTGTCCCGGAGCTCTCGCTCCGGCTGAGCCTGCTGCTCGCGGAGCGCCCCGGGATGAAGGGCAGCGCGTCGGAGGAGGGCTGGGCGAAGCGCTGGGATGTGCTGCGCCCGCACGTCGAGGAGAAGCTGGCCGAGTCGGGCGGCTCCCTGGCGGACTGGGTGAAGGGCGTCAACGCGGGAAGCGACACGCAGCTGGCCGGCCGCCTCGCGCGTCTGGGGGCCTGA
- a CDS encoding NAD-dependent epimerase/dehydratase family protein encodes MRAFVTGGSGFVGRYLLAALKSRGDQARALARSPAAVATVAAAGAEPFEGDLSDVERLKAGMEGCDTVFHSAALVKSWAPRSEYYEANVRGTERVLEAARAAGVKRLVHIGTEAVLADGTPLVKVDETWPLPERPIGDYSSTKGEAERRVLSVNSADFTTVVVRPRLIWGQGDTSVLPQLVDAVRSKRFKWIDQGRYLTSTCHVVNCVEGALLAADKGRGGQTYFLTDGEPVVFRDFITAMLKTQGVEPGSSSIPYGLAAVVSMVSDLLWGTLGLPGRPPLSRTEVLLIGREVTVSDAKARDELGYEARMPRALGLKEMEAAFQERSTRAA; translated from the coding sequence ATGCGGGCGTTCGTCACCGGCGGTTCCGGTTTCGTGGGCAGGTATCTCCTCGCCGCGCTGAAGTCTCGAGGTGACCAGGCCCGCGCGCTGGCGCGCTCTCCGGCGGCGGTCGCCACGGTGGCGGCGGCGGGCGCGGAGCCCTTCGAGGGGGACCTGTCCGACGTGGAGCGCCTGAAGGCCGGCATGGAGGGCTGCGACACCGTCTTCCACTCCGCCGCGCTGGTGAAGTCGTGGGCGCCGCGCTCCGAGTACTACGAGGCCAACGTCCGAGGCACGGAGCGGGTGCTGGAGGCCGCGCGCGCCGCGGGCGTGAAGCGGCTGGTGCACATCGGCACGGAGGCGGTGCTGGCGGACGGCACGCCCCTGGTGAAGGTGGATGAGACGTGGCCGCTCCCGGAGCGGCCCATCGGCGACTACTCCTCCACGAAGGGCGAGGCGGAGCGCCGGGTGCTCAGCGTGAACTCCGCGGACTTCACCACCGTCGTCGTGCGTCCCCGGCTCATCTGGGGGCAGGGCGACACGTCGGTGCTGCCGCAGCTCGTGGACGCGGTGCGCTCCAAGCGCTTCAAGTGGATCGACCAGGGCCGCTACCTCACGTCCACCTGCCACGTGGTCAACTGCGTGGAGGGCGCGCTCCTGGCGGCGGACAAGGGCCGGGGCGGTCAGACGTACTTCCTCACCGACGGCGAGCCGGTGGTGTTCCGGGACTTCATCACCGCGATGCTCAAGACGCAGGGCGTGGAGCCGGGGAGCAGCTCCATCCCCTACGGACTGGCGGCCGTGGTGTCCATGGTGTCGGACCTGCTGTGGGGCACGTTGGGGCTGCCGGGCCGTCCCCCCCTCAGCCGCACGGAGGTGCTGCTGATTGGACGGGAGGTGACGGTGAGCGACGCCAAGGCCCGGGACGAGCTGGGCTACGAGGCGCGGATGCCGCGCGCCCTGGGGTTGAAGGAGATGGAAGCCGCGTTCCAGGAGCGCTCGACACGCGCCGCATGA
- a CDS encoding GNAT family N-acetyltransferase — protein sequence MSAVWDILMHAYAMTPADCVAWRQRVDSRDLRLLREGNKVAGTLAAIRMGQWYGGRSVPVVGVGAVGVSPVHRGQGTATRLMTRLLQEARASGAPLSVLYPATQPLYRRSGYEQAGARYEIRVQMSALEMGERSLTLRAAEPRDEAAITACYSNMARFRPGWLDRGEFSWRRVRDPRSEQVHGYVVEGTSGIEGYVYLARRPLKDLKQELGLSDIVATTPAAARRLLRFLGDHHSLGTEVVWYGGPDDPFLLLLREQSYSVRVYMHWMVRVLDVVAALEARGWTRGLSGSLHLDVADDLFPENQGRFVLEVENGQARVTHGGEGRLRLHVRQLASLYTGFQSAAALRSVGLVEADDASVEAAVALFSGPQPSLRDMF from the coding sequence ATGTCCGCGGTGTGGGACATCCTGATGCATGCCTATGCGATGACGCCCGCGGATTGTGTCGCATGGAGACAACGCGTCGACTCGCGAGACCTGCGACTGCTTCGCGAGGGCAACAAGGTCGCGGGGACCCTGGCCGCCATCCGGATGGGGCAGTGGTACGGCGGACGCAGCGTGCCCGTGGTGGGCGTGGGCGCCGTTGGCGTCTCTCCCGTGCACCGGGGCCAGGGCACCGCGACGCGCCTCATGACGCGGCTCCTCCAGGAGGCTCGCGCGTCCGGAGCCCCGCTGTCCGTGCTCTACCCCGCGACCCAGCCGCTCTACCGCCGCTCCGGATACGAGCAGGCCGGCGCGCGCTACGAGATTCGCGTCCAGATGTCCGCGCTCGAGATGGGCGAACGCTCCCTGACCCTGCGCGCCGCCGAGCCGCGCGACGAGGCCGCCATCACCGCGTGCTACTCGAACATGGCGCGCTTCCGGCCGGGCTGGTTGGACCGGGGCGAGTTCTCCTGGCGCCGGGTGAGAGACCCGCGCAGCGAGCAGGTGCACGGCTACGTCGTCGAGGGCACCTCCGGCATCGAGGGCTACGTCTACCTGGCGCGCCGTCCGCTCAAGGACCTGAAGCAGGAGCTGGGCCTGTCGGACATCGTGGCCACCACGCCCGCGGCGGCGCGGCGACTCCTGCGCTTCCTGGGCGACCACCACTCCCTGGGCACCGAAGTCGTCTGGTACGGCGGCCCGGACGACCCGTTCCTCCTCCTCCTGCGCGAGCAGTCCTATTCCGTGCGGGTCTACATGCACTGGATGGTGCGGGTGCTGGACGTCGTCGCCGCGCTGGAGGCTCGGGGATGGACGCGAGGCCTGTCGGGCTCGCTGCACCTGGACGTGGCGGACGACCTGTTCCCGGAGAACCAGGGCCGGTTCGTGCTGGAGGTCGAGAACGGCCAGGCGCGGGTGACTCACGGAGGCGAGGGCCGGCTGCGGCTCCACGTCCGTCAGCTCGCGTCGCTCTACACGGGGTTCCAGTCGGCCGCCGCGCTGCGCTCGGTGGGGCTGGTGGAGGCGGATGACGCCTCGGTGGAGGCGGCGGTGGCGCTGTTCTCCGGGCCTCAGCCCTCCCTGCGGGACATGTTCTGA
- a CDS encoding DUSAM domain-containing protein, which translates to MPEELKWDEVRSLARRLSEGQPFALTDEVRALLRHTAPQVAMSSEEVERALQQESSAASLVDEVARRIRVGSRRLSRAINESANRQDAGDIRGAREPLEEVLAVEVVPHYRSIAQTHLDALDDPE; encoded by the coding sequence ATGCCGGAAGAGCTGAAGTGGGACGAGGTCAGGAGCCTGGCGCGCCGTCTTTCCGAGGGGCAGCCATTCGCGCTCACCGATGAGGTCAGGGCCCTCCTTCGTCACACTGCTCCGCAGGTCGCAATGTCCTCAGAGGAAGTTGAGCGGGCGCTCCAGCAGGAGTCGAGCGCGGCTTCATTGGTGGATGAGGTTGCCCGGCGCATTCGTGTCGGGTCACGGCGTCTTTCTCGCGCCATCAATGAGTCGGCCAACCGTCAGGACGCTGGCGACATTCGTGGAGCCCGCGAACCGCTCGAGGAGGTGCTCGCCGTGGAGGTGGTGCCCCACTACCGCTCGATTGCCCAGACGCACCTCGACGCTCTCGATGACCCAGAGTGA
- a CDS encoding FHA domain-containing protein has protein sequence MMTVQELRALSTRLTETFFCKQVGPFVLVQKPPSPVMAQLAMKMGAARTTMARDVPSLERQQVALWLHFDTLTVATLPPVSGQDVLTVGRQPDCDLVVNEPSVSKRHAKLCWWGESKGCTLVDLKSSNGTFVNARELESGGELHLRDGDLLGFGDATFAYLLAPSFYAKMKRVSP, from the coding sequence ATGATGACCGTTCAGGAGCTGCGTGCGCTCAGCACGCGGCTGACGGAGACCTTCTTCTGCAAGCAGGTGGGGCCCTTCGTGCTGGTGCAGAAGCCGCCCAGCCCGGTGATGGCGCAGCTGGCGATGAAGATGGGCGCCGCGCGCACGACGATGGCGCGGGATGTCCCCAGTCTGGAGCGACAGCAGGTGGCGTTGTGGTTGCACTTCGACACGCTCACCGTGGCGACGCTCCCTCCTGTGTCGGGGCAGGACGTGCTCACGGTGGGGCGGCAGCCCGACTGCGACCTGGTGGTGAACGAGCCCTCGGTCTCCAAGCGCCACGCGAAGCTGTGCTGGTGGGGGGAGTCCAAGGGCTGCACCCTGGTGGACCTGAAGTCGAGCAACGGCACCTTCGTGAACGCGCGCGAGCTGGAGTCGGGTGGTGAGCTGCACCTGCGCGATGGAGACCTGCTGGGCTTCGGCGACGCGACGTTCGCCTACCTCCTGGCGCCGAGCTTCTACGCGAAGATGAAGCGCGTCAGCCCGTGA